Proteins from one Chloroflexota bacterium genomic window:
- a CDS encoding DUF433 domain-containing protein: MSRTEIGKYIVIDPEICHGQITFAGTRVPIDTVLALLAKGYSVEQLLKSYPELRRPAIEEVVELATESLRLRYHIPLEIAA, translated from the coding sequence ATGAGTCGGACGGAAATCGGCAAGTACATCGTGATTGATCCGGAAATCTGTCACGGGCAAATAACATTTGCGGGTACACGCGTGCCCATTGACACGGTCCTCGCCTTGTTGGCAAAAGGATACTCGGTTGAGCAATTGCTCAAAAGTTATCCAGAGTTGAGACGCCCCGCGATTGAAGAAGTAGTCGAATTGGCAACCGAATCATTGCGCTTGCGTTATCACATTCCGCTTGAGATTGCCGCGTGA
- a CDS encoding GNAT family acetyltransferase, which produces MELREFTLDDYDVAFALWQDSAPGIGLSRSDTRDEIAKKLQRDPDLFLVATDDGKLIGTVFGGYDGRRGLIYHLAVARVYRGNGLGKILMAEVEKRMAAKGCLKSYLLVKRENEDVIEFYQGLGWDVMDITIMGKNLDAGKKEMC; this is translated from the coding sequence ATTGAACTTCGTGAATTCACCCTCGACGACTACGACGTGGCATTCGCACTGTGGCAAGACTCCGCACCTGGGATCGGTCTCAGCCGTTCGGATACGCGCGACGAGATCGCGAAAAAGTTACAGCGCGACCCAGACTTGTTCCTCGTCGCGACGGATGATGGCAAACTGATCGGCACTGTGTTTGGCGGGTACGATGGTCGGCGCGGTCTCATTTATCATCTCGCAGTTGCGCGCGTGTATCGCGGCAATGGTCTTGGCAAAATATTGATGGCGGAAGTTGAAAAACGGATGGCGGCAAAGGGTTGTCTCAAGAGTTATTTGCTCGTCAAGCGCGAGAACGAAGACGTGATCGAGTTTTATCAGGGGCTAGGTTGGGACGTGATGGACATTACCATCATGGGCAAAAACCTGGATGCCGGCAAAAAGGAGATGTGCTGA
- a CDS encoding putative DNA binding domain-containing protein, translating to MPQRKKSSQRQWRRMDLHLHTPASADYKQSGVSYLDFLKKAEDKGLDIVAFTDHNSVMGYARFLQQVETLETLARLDRMTDEERKQLGEYRRLREKLLILPGFELTATLGFHILAIFQPETTVRELDHLLMSLNVPADKLDDGSGEVGATTDVLTAYRMVNQAGGLVIAAHANSSHGVAMPGFDFGGQTRIAYTQDSNLHALEVTDLESRSRRRTAMFFNGIKPEYPRRMHCIQGSDAHKLDYDAKFKNEMGVGDRATEILLDDVSFDAIKDVFVGNDFSRTRPYRAATEEPFDPIREAREQGETLVQAFHEKMLDKRNVAPAILQDVVALANTNGGTIYIGANAHARQPVVGVERVEHAIADLKSAISKQINPPLDTQIEALKSQGKTVLQMIVPRGSDVPYALDGAHIYVRSENETTLAMRDEIVQLVRESLAVEFAASPVSEPLPPVEHPAQVQPNVPAPRTGVEIVASDVRKGTHYYSVRDLRNSRIVQNVTLASARSLWQYAISEHEKNPVKAENVQWTGDIGIWKTHKRGGKMRYDLAQRVGDKVLVYYGVTDDGMDGAWHKLVEGENGGEDSATGETRSDIGMPTEIAAEYDAMPDTIPLVGHEPAADMIPPPVLGDEIESYIPPEDLDETATLVMPPAALGEYDEFRTPLGEPLPPADDFEPEAEFVATSDESTMIVDQSPEEVAPPFEMLQSEPEELVPPFETPESEPTSPPLAESVAPPAPKTRAQTWREKLERAMAAMNPGQPTSKSENAERKE from the coding sequence ATGCCTCAACGCAAAAAATCTTCACAACGCCAGTGGCGGCGAATGGATTTGCATTTGCACACACCTGCCTCCGCCGATTACAAACAATCTGGCGTATCGTACCTTGACTTTCTCAAAAAAGCGGAAGACAAGGGACTCGACATTGTCGCGTTCACCGATCACAATTCGGTGATGGGTTACGCGCGTTTTCTGCAACAAGTCGAAACGCTCGAAACACTCGCGCGCTTGGATCGCATGACCGACGAGGAGCGCAAGCAACTTGGCGAGTATCGTCGCTTGCGCGAAAAACTGTTGATCTTGCCCGGCTTTGAATTGACCGCGACGCTGGGTTTTCACATCCTCGCGATTTTCCAACCCGAAACGACCGTGCGCGAACTCGATCATCTGTTGATGTCGCTCAACGTGCCCGCCGATAAGCTCGACGACGGGAGCGGCGAAGTTGGCGCGACGACCGACGTACTGACCGCGTATCGCATGGTCAACCAAGCCGGCGGTCTCGTCATTGCCGCGCACGCGAATTCGTCGCACGGCGTCGCTATGCCTGGGTTCGATTTCGGCGGGCAGACGCGCATCGCGTACACCCAGGATTCGAATTTGCACGCGCTCGAAGTGACCGATCTCGAATCGCGTTCGCGGCGGCGCACCGCGATGTTCTTCAACGGCATCAAGCCGGAATATCCGCGCCGGATGCACTGCATCCAGGGTAGCGACGCGCACAAACTCGATTACGACGCCAAGTTCAAAAACGAGATGGGCGTCGGCGACCGCGCGACCGAAATCTTGCTCGACGACGTTTCGTTCGACGCGATCAAGGACGTGTTCGTCGGCAACGATTTCTCGCGCACGCGCCCGTATCGCGCGGCGACCGAAGAACCCTTCGACCCGATTCGCGAAGCGCGCGAACAAGGCGAAACGCTCGTGCAAGCGTTCCACGAAAAAATGCTCGACAAGCGCAACGTCGCGCCAGCGATTTTGCAGGATGTCGTCGCGCTTGCGAACACGAACGGCGGCACGATCTATATCGGCGCGAACGCGCACGCGCGCCAACCCGTCGTCGGAGTTGAACGCGTCGAACACGCCATCGCGGATTTGAAGAGCGCGATCTCGAAACAAATCAATCCACCGCTCGACACGCAAATCGAGGCGCTCAAGAGCCAGGGCAAGACCGTTCTGCAAATGATCGTCCCGCGCGGCAGCGATGTACCGTACGCGCTCGACGGCGCGCACATCTATGTGCGTTCCGAAAACGAAACGACGCTCGCGATGCGTGACGAGATCGTGCAACTCGTGCGCGAATCCCTCGCGGTCGAATTTGCCGCGTCGCCGGTGAGCGAACCGTTGCCGCCGGTCGAGCATCCCGCGCAAGTCCAACCGAACGTGCCCGCGCCGCGCACCGGGGTGGAGATCGTCGCGTCCGATGTGCGGAAAGGCACGCACTATTATTCCGTGCGCGATTTGCGAAATAGCCGCATCGTGCAAAATGTGACGCTTGCGAGCGCGCGCAGTTTGTGGCAGTACGCGATTTCGGAACACGAAAAAAATCCGGTCAAAGCCGAGAACGTGCAATGGACGGGCGACATTGGCATTTGGAAAACGCACAAGCGCGGCGGCAAGATGCGCTATGATCTCGCGCAACGCGTCGGCGATAAAGTGCTTGTGTATTACGGCGTCACCGACGATGGGATGGACGGCGCGTGGCACAAACTGGTCGAGGGCGAGAACGGCGGCGAGGACAGCGCGACCGGCGAAACGCGCAGCGACATCGGGATGCCGACGGAAATCGCGGCAGAGTACGATGCGATGCCGGACACGATCCCACTTGTCGGGCACGAGCCAGCTGCCGACATGATTCCGCCGCCGGTGCTGGGCGACGAAATCGAATCGTACATCCCGCCCGAAGACCTGGACGAAACCGCGACGCTGGTTATGCCACCCGCGGCGCTCGGCGAGTACGACGAATTTCGCACACCGCTCGGTGAACCGTTGCCACCGGCGGATGACTTTGAGCCAGAAGCGGAATTCGTTGCAACATCCGATGAATCCACAATGATTGTAGACCAAAGCCCGGAAGAAGTCGCGCCGCCGTTCGAGATGCTTCAATCCGAGCCGGAAGAACTCGTACCGCCATTCGAGACTCCGGAATCGGAACCGACATCGCCGCCGTTGGCGGAATCCGTCGCGCCGCCTGCGCCCAAGACGCGCGCGCAAACGTGGCGCGAGAAATTGGAACGCGCGATGGCGGCGATGAATCCGGGACAGCCCACATCGAAATCGGAAAACGCTGAACGAAAGGAATAG
- a CDS encoding P1 family peptidase has product MPAKRRCAELTTRPRARDLGIKIGRVKPGRYNAITDVAGVRVGHMTLIEGEGKLVPGVGPIRTGVTAIHTHGGDMFLEKVTGAVLRINGFGEVTNSEQIHEMGFIEGPILLTNTWNVPRVADALIDWSIARNEAMGVDTWGISPVVAETSDMYLNDIRGRHVKREHVFHAIDTARGGPVEEGAVGGGTGMTCYDFKGGIGTASRKLPEKLGDFTVGVLVQTNFGWRPQLMIDGVPVGRELERYKPLRRKSENPPEIKTLAKVPKPSQGSPVVDGGSVIVIIATDAPCSQRILTRLAMRAQNGLARTGSHTGNTSGDFVIAFSTTRRKKHFADSLTYTAEQIIEQGDIINNMFWSVVEATEEAVLNSLFKSDTMIGRDGRVAAGLPIEETVDLMKKYGHTHVHLP; this is encoded by the coding sequence ATGCCGGCAAAAAGGAGATGTGCTGAGTTGACCACACGACCACGCGCGCGCGACCTGGGAATCAAAATCGGGCGTGTCAAGCCCGGACGCTACAACGCGATTACCGATGTTGCCGGCGTGCGCGTTGGACACATGACGCTCATCGAAGGTGAAGGCAAACTCGTTCCCGGCGTCGGACCGATTCGCACCGGCGTTACCGCGATTCACACGCACGGCGGCGACATGTTCCTCGAAAAAGTGACCGGCGCGGTTTTGCGGATCAACGGTTTCGGCGAAGTGACCAACTCGGAACAGATTCACGAGATGGGTTTTATCGAGGGACCGATCTTGCTCACGAACACGTGGAACGTGCCGCGCGTTGCCGATGCCTTGATTGATTGGAGCATCGCGCGCAACGAGGCGATGGGCGTGGACACCTGGGGCATCAGTCCGGTCGTTGCCGAGACGAGCGATATGTACCTCAACGACATTCGCGGTCGTCACGTCAAACGCGAACATGTCTTTCACGCGATTGATACCGCGCGCGGCGGACCGGTCGAAGAAGGCGCGGTCGGCGGCGGAACCGGGATGACGTGTTACGATTTCAAGGGTGGTATCGGCACGGCGTCGCGCAAATTGCCGGAAAAACTCGGTGACTTTACGGTTGGCGTGCTCGTGCAAACGAATTTCGGTTGGCGACCGCAGTTGATGATTGACGGTGTACCGGTCGGGCGCGAACTCGAACGCTACAAACCGCTTCGTCGCAAATCCGAAAATCCGCCGGAAATTAAAACCCTTGCGAAGGTTCCAAAACCTTCGCAAGGTTCACCGGTCGTTGATGGCGGCTCGGTCATCGTCATTATCGCGACCGACGCGCCGTGCTCGCAACGCATCTTGACGCGACTCGCGATGCGCGCGCAAAACGGACTCGCGCGCACTGGCTCGCACACGGGAAACACCAGCGGCGATTTCGTCATCGCGTTCAGCACCACGCGCCGCAAAAAACATTTCGCCGATTCGCTCACCTACACCGCCGAGCAAATTATCGAGCAGGGTGACATCATCAACAATATGTTTTGGTCGGTCGTCGAAGCGACGGAAGAAGCGGTGCTCAACTCGCTGTTCAAATCGGACACGATGATCGGGCGCGATGGTCGCGTCGCGGCGGGCTTGCCGATTGAAGAGACAGTTGATTTGATGAAAAAGTACGGACACACGCATGTACATTTGCCGTGA
- a CDS encoding LysM peptidoglycan-binding domain-containing protein, whose amino-acid sequence MEIKFLRPIVLLSVFCLLVLPGYVSADTPTTHTVAWGETLSSIARTYGVTPQAIANANNIRMDGWLYAGMRLKIPAGNASPAPATTPSGFYTVRAGDTLFSIAARFNTTVDALSTANDLPANGLIYTGWTLKIPTTATRTAPTLAGSARSYVVQSGETLAQIALRHDTTTVALAQANDLPNGWMIYAGQRLVLPGKSPARAAPVAGANEVRITGVPLFRQKQALTCEEASAAMASRGAITEDQLLAVMPRSENPFDGIRGQTNPTYYGGLNDYGVYAQGLQKGLTALGIQSQVLYGQSYDEFKDALLAHLRAGRAVIWWHTWQDSYQSPVMVKLADGTTVKLVPYEHASVIIAASDRGVTYHDPYDATVRFVSWADHRRVSAYFDNMALVIL is encoded by the coding sequence ATGGAAATAAAATTTCTTCGTCCGATCGTTCTGCTCTCGGTTTTCTGTTTGCTTGTGTTGCCGGGATACGTCTCCGCCGACACGCCCACCACACACACCGTCGCGTGGGGTGAAACGCTTTCCAGCATCGCGCGGACGTACGGTGTCACGCCGCAAGCGATCGCGAACGCGAACAACATTCGGATGGACGGCTGGCTCTACGCCGGGATGCGTCTGAAAATTCCAGCCGGCAATGCGAGTCCCGCGCCCGCGACAACGCCGAGCGGTTTCTACACGGTGCGCGCCGGCGATACGCTTTTTTCGATTGCCGCGCGATTCAATACGACGGTGGACGCCCTCTCCACTGCGAATGATTTACCCGCGAATGGTTTGATCTACACCGGTTGGACGTTGAAGATTCCGACAACGGCAACGCGTACTGCGCCGACCTTGGCTGGGTCGGCGCGTTCCTATGTCGTCCAGTCGGGCGAGACGCTCGCGCAAATCGCGTTGCGGCACGACACGACGACGGTCGCGCTCGCGCAGGCGAACGATTTGCCAAATGGATGGATGATCTACGCGGGTCAGCGACTCGTGCTCCCGGGCAAATCACCGGCGCGCGCCGCGCCGGTCGCCGGCGCGAATGAGGTGCGGATCACCGGCGTTCCGCTCTTCCGACAAAAGCAGGCGCTCACCTGCGAGGAAGCGTCCGCGGCGATGGCATCGCGCGGCGCGATCACCGAAGATCAACTGCTCGCGGTGATGCCGCGCAGTGAGAATCCCTTTGACGGAATTCGCGGGCAAACGAACCCGACGTATTATGGCGGCTTGAACGATTACGGCGTGTACGCGCAAGGTTTGCAAAAAGGATTGACTGCGCTCGGCATCCAATCCCAGGTTTTGTACGGACAGAGTTACGACGAATTCAAAGACGCATTGCTCGCGCATTTGCGCGCCGGTCGCGCGGTGATTTGGTGGCATACGTGGCAGGATTCGTACCAATCGCCGGTGATGGTGAAATTGGCGGATGGCACAACGGTCAAGCTGGTTCCGTACGAACACGCGAGCGTCATCATCGCCGCGAGTGATCGCGGCGTGACGTATCACGATCCGTACGACGCGACGGTGCGCTTTGTTTCCTGGGCAGACCATCGGCGCGTGTCGGCGTATTTCGATAATATGGCGCTGGTGATTCTCTAG